Proteins encoded together in one Candidatus Neomarinimicrobiota bacterium window:
- the rplD gene encoding 50S ribosomal protein L4 → MKLTIYKSDGNKSSSSIVVDKGIFGIEPNESAVHQAVIAELTNYRQGTSSSKNRARVRGGGRKPFNQKGRGGARAGTIRSPLWVGGGTVFGPEPRSYSHKLPKKLKRLARKSVLSDKASKKGIMVVEDFKLESPKTKDMVKMLSDLNIKGRKVLILPEEVSENLLLATNNIPGVFVVKADYASTYDFIESDTLLFTESGLKILNKSLGEKA, encoded by the coding sequence ATGAAGCTGACCATTTATAAATCTGACGGAAATAAATCTTCATCATCCATCGTAGTTGATAAAGGTATTTTTGGTATTGAACCAAATGAATCAGCAGTACATCAAGCTGTGATAGCGGAACTTACTAATTATCGGCAAGGCACCAGTAGTTCGAAAAACCGAGCACGCGTGCGAGGGGGCGGACGAAAACCGTTTAATCAAAAAGGTCGTGGCGGTGCTCGTGCGGGTACAATCAGGTCGCCATTGTGGGTTGGTGGCGGTACTGTTTTCGGACCTGAGCCAAGATCGTATTCTCATAAACTTCCCAAAAAGTTAAAACGTCTTGCTCGGAAATCTGTATTATCTGATAAGGCTTCGAAAAAAGGAATTATGGTCGTTGAAGATTTTAAACTTGAATCACCAAAAACCAAAGATATGGTCAAAATGTTATCAGATTTAAATATCAAAGGTCGAAAAGTATTGATTCTGCCTGAAGAGGTTTCAGAAAACCTTCTTTTGGCTACAAACAATATACCGGGCGTTTTTGTTGTAAAAGCGGATTATGCCAGTACGTACGATTTCATTGAGAGCGATACGTTACTTTTTACAGAATCTGGTCTTAAAATTTTGAATAAATCTCTGGGAGAAAAAGCCTAA
- the rplB gene encoding 50S ribosomal protein L2, giving the protein MGVRALKPNTPGTRFSTRSDFAELTASKPEKSLTADLRKTGGRNNKGRITARHRGGGHKRRYRIIDFKRNKDGIPAKVATIEYDPNRSANIALLHYSDGEKRYILSPFGLRVGDSLLSGEEAPLRIGNCLLLKDVPTGLFVHNVELEPGRGGQMVRSAGAAAQVMAHEKEFTTLKLPSSEIRMVRSNCRATVGEVGNKSHEQIVSGKAGRSRWLGRRPKVRGVAMNPVDHPMGGGEGKSSGGRHPTTPWGKPTKGYKTRNKKKKSNVYIVNRRK; this is encoded by the coding sequence ATGGGAGTTCGCGCACTAAAACCCAATACGCCTGGAACCAGATTTTCGACTCGTTCAGATTTTGCAGAATTAACTGCATCCAAACCAGAGAAGAGTCTTACTGCCGATCTAAGAAAAACCGGTGGCAGAAATAATAAAGGTAGGATTACTGCTCGTCATCGTGGTGGTGGTCATAAAAGACGGTATCGCATCATTGATTTTAAACGAAACAAAGATGGTATTCCAGCTAAGGTAGCCACAATTGAATACGACCCAAATCGATCTGCAAACATTGCCTTGTTACATTACTCTGATGGAGAAAAACGATATATTCTTTCGCCTTTCGGATTGCGTGTTGGTGATTCACTTTTATCCGGAGAAGAGGCACCCTTGAGAATTGGAAATTGTTTATTGTTGAAAGATGTGCCTACAGGTTTATTCGTTCATAATGTAGAGCTTGAGCCGGGGCGGGGTGGACAAATGGTCCGAAGTGCCGGTGCGGCAGCTCAGGTGATGGCACATGAAAAAGAATTTACAACTCTGAAACTTCCATCAAGTGAAATAAGAATGGTTCGAAGTAATTGCAGAGCTACAGTAGGCGAGGTTGGGAATAAATCTCACGAGCAGATTGTATCCGGGAAAGCTGGTAGATCAAGATGGCTTGGGCGTCGTCCTAAAGTCCGTGGAGTAGCTATGAATCCTGTTGACCATCCAATGGGTGGAGGAGAGGGAAAATCTTCTGGAGGTCGTCATCCTACTACTCCATGGGGAAAACCAACAAAAGGTTACAAAACCCGGAATAAGAAAAAGAAATCAAACGTTTATATTGTGAATCGGAGGAAATAA
- the rplW gene encoding 50S ribosomal protein L23, with amino-acid sequence MKLSHEILIRPLFTEKMSRLEDTERKYAFQVDPDANKLEIKRAVEDQFDVKVLKVSTLNRKGKDKQMSVRSGGRVIRTRGRRSNWKRAVITLAEGFTIDLLRGEVAD; translated from the coding sequence ATGAAGCTGTCTCATGAAATTTTAATTCGTCCCTTATTTACAGAGAAAATGAGCCGACTTGAAGATACCGAGCGGAAATATGCGTTTCAGGTTGACCCGGATGCTAATAAATTGGAAATAAAACGGGCAGTTGAGGATCAATTTGATGTAAAAGTATTAAAAGTTTCAACATTGAATCGAAAAGGAAAGGATAAGCAGATGTCAGTTCGCAGTGGTGGCAGAGTGATTCGCACCCGCGGACGTCGATCCAATTGGAAACGTGCTGTCATTACCCTTGCCGAAGGGTTTACTATTGATCTTCTTAGAGGAGAGGTGGCCGACTAA